In Erigeron canadensis isolate Cc75 chromosome 6, C_canadensis_v1, whole genome shotgun sequence, the following are encoded in one genomic region:
- the LOC122604695 gene encoding uncharacterized protein LOC122604695 — protein sequence MSSTSSKSRALVVESGSSSETDVHFLQNAVQWMDDTANSNDVQHRRYVNREREVGHQKLLNDWFVDAPKYDDAYFRKKYRLKKTMFLKIVDDIQANFPYLQEGFDARRRRSFRTIQKVCSAVRQLATGNAPNEYDEYLHMAARTGPECLVHFCDAIIKLYGREYLRRPTQHDVARIFEAHEQHHHMPGMLGSIDCTHVEWLNCPRHLRGQYTRGDHGVPTIMLEITASQDSWI from the coding sequence ATGTCTTCCACATCTTCCAAATCGCGGGCTCTCGTTGTGGAATCGGGTTCGTCATCCGAGACCGATGTTCACTTTTTGCAAAACGCGGTTCAATGGATGGACGACACGGCAAACTCTAACGACGTTCAACACCGTAGATACGTCAATCGAGAACGTGAAGTCGGTCATCAAAAACTACTAAATGATTGGTTTGTTGACGCACCAAAATACGACGATGCTTACTTTCGAAAAAAGTATCGTTTGAAGAAAACcatgtttttaaaaattgtcGACGACATCCAAGCAAATTTTCCATATTTACAAGAGGGGTTCGATGCGCGTAGGAGAAGAAGCTTCAGGACGATCCAAAAAGTGTGCTCGGCGGTACGTCAACTCGCTACGGGCAATGCGCCCAACGAGTACGATGAGTACTTGCATATGGCCGCTCGAACCGGGCCCGAGTGTCTTGTCCATTTTTGTGATGCCATCATTAAGTTGTATGGTCGAGAGTACTTACGTAGGCCTACTCAACACGACGTTGCTCGCATTTTCGAGGCACACGAACAACACCATCACATGCCGGGGATGCTTGGTAGCATTGATTGTACACACGTCGAGTGGTTAAATTGTCCTAGACACTTGAGAGGACAATATACGAGAGGCGACCATGGCGTTCCCACTATTATGCTTGAGATCACCGCTTCTCAAGATTCGTGGATTTGA